In one Leptospiraceae bacterium genomic region, the following are encoded:
- a CDS encoding TetR/AcrR family transcriptional regulator — MKIIKERGFYDFSMRDIAKQLGVSHGAIYKHFQNKEALFAELSTQGFELLTSELNKTLEKCPPGNVSSMEAIARMYIRFGIEYSEYYRLMFSGIINSTADYPDLEAASQRSYNTFKRAISSLIDKGFIPSLIDANLLTFYSWAFLHGLISLVLDKRLQIAFPPGYNLQNLMESLEFLIQSGLSLLNLYPKIKMQV, encoded by the coding sequence ATGAAGATAATTAAGGAGAGGGGTTTTTATGATTTCAGCATGAGAGATATTGCCAAGCAATTAGGAGTCTCACACGGCGCCATCTACAAACATTTCCAGAACAAAGAAGCTTTATTTGCCGAGCTTTCTACCCAGGGCTTTGAGTTGTTAACATCGGAGTTGAACAAGACTTTAGAAAAATGCCCTCCGGGGAATGTAAGTTCCATGGAAGCTATAGCCAGGATGTATATACGTTTTGGAATCGAATACTCCGAGTACTATCGACTGATGTTTAGCGGAATCATTAACTCTACAGCGGATTATCCGGACTTAGAAGCTGCCAGTCAAAGAAGTTATAATACTTTTAAAAGGGCTATCAGTTCTTTAATCGATAAGGGTTTTATTCCCTCCCTCATTGATGCAAATCTTTTAACGTTCTATTCTTGGGCTTTCTTGCACGGCTTAATCAGCCTTGTGCTGGATAAGAGGTTACAGATAGCTTTTCCACCCGGATACAATCTGCAAAATCTGATGGAATCTTTAGAGTTTTTAATCCAATCAGGACTTTCTTTATTGAATCTATATCCGAAAATAAAAATGCAGGTTTAG
- a CDS encoding SMI1/KNR4 family protein — translation MKQVFFTDFDFSDFWDDDEYAIKKYLSEFPEDKLILSIETELGGYKLPKSYIELMKQHNGGMPKNTCFPLNDKGDYIEITGIFGIGREKTYSLCGQLGSTFMIEEWEYPDTGVYICDCPSAGHDMVMLDYSKCGKEGEPEVVHVDQEDDYRKTFLAKNFEEFIRGLLPYSEFDKSEEYFQKTLETLKSGKFSKLLKTFFKKEKAQNFENILRNLLTELSQKKGYFALHEDDLSYLVYDIQFYLYSKYRKISSRKTFLKAYPNMLAFGDGEISTGGYAPGFVENWFDKRLKDGSIIEEDSGKLQFSVEYQKLVLQSIQNYNKSLN, via the coding sequence ATGAAACAAGTTTTTTTTACAGACTTCGATTTTTCTGACTTTTGGGATGATGACGAATATGCTATTAAAAAATATTTATCTGAATTTCCGGAGGATAAGCTGATTCTATCCATAGAAACCGAGCTTGGGGGCTACAAGCTTCCTAAATCCTACATAGAGCTCATGAAACAGCACAACGGAGGAATGCCCAAAAATACCTGTTTCCCTCTGAATGACAAAGGAGATTACATTGAAATTACCGGTATCTTCGGAATCGGTCGGGAAAAAACCTATTCTCTTTGCGGTCAACTTGGCTCCACATTTATGATAGAAGAATGGGAGTATCCCGACACCGGTGTATATATCTGTGACTGTCCTTCTGCCGGGCATGATATGGTGATGTTGGATTACTCAAAATGTGGCAAAGAGGGAGAACCCGAAGTTGTTCATGTGGATCAAGAAGACGATTACCGTAAAACCTTTCTTGCGAAAAACTTTGAAGAATTTATCAGGGGACTCTTACCCTATTCGGAGTTTGATAAGTCCGAAGAATATTTTCAAAAAACTCTCGAAACTTTGAAAAGCGGTAAGTTCTCCAAGCTATTAAAGACTTTTTTCAAAAAAGAAAAAGCGCAGAACTTCGAGAACATTCTAAGAAACCTATTAACCGAGCTCAGCCAAAAGAAAGGCTATTTTGCCCTGCACGAGGATGACTTATCCTATCTGGTCTATGATATTCAATTTTATTTATATAGTAAGTATCGCAAGATAAGTTCAAGGAAAACGTTTCTAAAAGCTTATCCGAATATGCTGGCATTTGGAGATGGAGAAATTAGTACAGGTGGTTATGCTCCCGGTTTTGTGGAGAACTGGTTTGATAAAAGACTGAAAGATGGGAGTATTATCGAGGAGGATTCGGGCAAACTTCAATTTAGTGTAGAATATCAAAAATTAGTCTTACAGAGTATACAGAATTATAATAAATCTCTAAATTAG
- the dinB gene encoding DNA polymerase IV yields the protein MQIEKQRKIIHIDMDAFYASVEQRDRPEYRNKPVIVGGSPNSRGVVCTASYEARKFGVRSAMPCSKAFRLCPSGIFIPPRFEVYRQVSKEIHRIFHEYTDLVEPLSLDEAYLDVTENKVGAEKAMRVAREIKTKIFQTTKLSASAGVSNCKFIAKVASGMNKPDGLTLIAPDKVLSFLEELNIENFPGIGRVGATRMKRLGIERGKDLQKFSEAELVKLFGKFGVFLHKIAFGIDEREVKPYRTRKSIGAENTFAKDISGKENLMKELSKIEETLWNRIQKAKAYGKTLTLKVKFHDFRTHSKSQSFSSYLKNREELKKEALILLENSEAEEEPVRLLGLSISHLDIEEEEKEAAQLELPF from the coding sequence ATGCAAATTGAAAAACAAAGAAAAATTATCCATATTGATATGGATGCTTTTTATGCCAGTGTAGAACAACGCGACAGGCCGGAATATAGAAATAAACCCGTAATTGTGGGAGGTTCGCCCAATAGTCGTGGAGTGGTTTGTACGGCGAGTTACGAAGCGAGGAAATTTGGTGTTCGTTCGGCCATGCCATGCTCTAAGGCTTTTCGGCTCTGTCCTTCCGGTATTTTTATTCCACCCAGATTTGAAGTGTACAGGCAGGTTTCTAAAGAAATTCACCGGATATTTCATGAATACACCGACCTTGTAGAACCCTTATCTCTCGATGAGGCCTATCTCGATGTCACGGAAAATAAGGTGGGTGCTGAGAAAGCAATGAGAGTCGCAAGAGAAATCAAAACAAAAATTTTCCAAACAACAAAACTCAGTGCCAGTGCCGGTGTATCCAATTGTAAATTTATAGCGAAAGTGGCTTCGGGTATGAATAAGCCCGATGGTCTTACACTCATTGCTCCCGATAAGGTTCTCAGTTTTTTAGAAGAATTGAATATAGAGAATTTTCCGGGTATCGGCAGAGTTGGTGCTACTCGCATGAAACGTCTCGGAATTGAAAGAGGAAAAGACTTGCAAAAGTTTTCTGAAGCAGAACTTGTCAAACTCTTTGGTAAGTTCGGTGTTTTCCTTCATAAAATTGCTTTTGGAATTGACGAAAGAGAAGTAAAGCCATATCGCACGAGAAAATCTATAGGAGCTGAAAACACCTTTGCGAAGGATATTAGTGGCAAGGAAAACCTAATGAAAGAGCTCAGTAAAATCGAGGAAACACTCTGGAATCGAATCCAAAAAGCAAAGGCTTATGGAAAAACTCTGACTTTGAAAGTTAAGTTTCACGACTTTCGAACTCATAGCAAGAGTCAATCGTTTAGTTCCTACTTAAAAAATAGGGAAGAATTAAAAAAAGAAGCCCTGATACTTTTAGAAAATAGTGAAGCCGAAGAGGAACCGGTTCGGCTTTTAGGGCTCTCTATCTCCCACCTGGACATAGAGGAGGAAGAAAAAGAAGCCGCTCAATTAGAACTTCCTTTTTAG
- a CDS encoding molybdopterin molybdotransferase MoeA gives MISVEEALQQILSVCPREVRTEIVPVQEALNRSLGEDIFSDRDYPPFFRSAMDGYALPSESYQKNKIYTIAGTLYAGDSWEKGLISSDSCIKIMTGAPVPEFLDLLIRVEDSLQEGENKVSFQLEGISEYMNIAKKGEDIKSGELILKKGDFLGIEALSVLATLGKTDVAVFQRPSVQVYSTGNEVIPITATPGASQIRDTNSFFIRQILNKYNIEVSKYSILPDNPKILRETLEAELDKDILIFSGGVSAGDLDLLPGILKEMGIDILFHKIKIKPGKPILVAKAKNSCTIFALPGNPYSVQVCTKIFVEPYIRKFMRLPEKKPLFLPLAETKRKRHGFRDYFPVRMQNLENKTYLETVSFNGSGDIRASLFSQGLAFLDEKVNEAQKGESLPFYFW, from the coding sequence TTGATAAGTGTAGAGGAAGCTTTACAACAAATACTTTCTGTTTGTCCGAGGGAAGTTAGAACGGAAATAGTTCCAGTACAGGAAGCTTTAAATCGAAGCCTCGGGGAAGACATTTTTTCTGATAGGGACTATCCTCCCTTTTTTCGTTCAGCCATGGATGGCTACGCTCTTCCTTCGGAGTCTTATCAAAAAAATAAAATCTATACAATAGCGGGAACTTTATACGCCGGGGATAGCTGGGAAAAAGGCCTTATTTCTTCTGACAGCTGTATAAAAATCATGACCGGAGCACCGGTTCCCGAGTTTTTAGATCTTTTAATTCGAGTTGAAGATTCTTTACAGGAAGGCGAAAACAAAGTGTCTTTTCAACTTGAAGGTATATCGGAATATATGAATATAGCTAAAAAGGGAGAGGATATAAAAAGCGGAGAACTGATTTTAAAAAAGGGAGATTTTTTGGGGATTGAAGCTCTCTCGGTTCTCGCGACTTTAGGCAAAACAGATGTTGCAGTTTTTCAAAGACCCTCTGTGCAGGTGTATTCTACCGGTAACGAAGTAATTCCGATTACAGCTACTCCCGGTGCTTCTCAAATACGGGACACAAACTCTTTTTTTATTCGCCAAATATTGAATAAATATAATATAGAAGTCTCGAAATATTCTATTCTTCCGGATAATCCAAAGATTTTAAGAGAAACTTTAGAAGCTGAACTGGATAAGGATATTCTTATCTTTTCAGGTGGAGTCTCTGCGGGAGATCTGGATCTATTACCCGGTATATTAAAAGAAATGGGTATAGATATTTTATTTCATAAAATAAAAATAAAACCCGGTAAACCTATATTAGTCGCGAAAGCAAAAAATTCTTGTACAATTTTTGCCCTTCCCGGGAATCCCTATTCGGTGCAGGTCTGTACCAAAATATTCGTAGAACCTTATATTCGAAAATTCATGAGACTCCCCGAAAAAAAGCCTTTATTTTTACCCCTTGCAGAAACAAAGCGAAAACGACACGGATTCCGGGATTATTTTCCGGTGCGTATGCAAAACCTTGAAAACAAAACCTATTTGGAAACCGTTTCGTTTAACGGGAGTGGAGATATCAGGGCTTCTCTTTTTTCTCAGGGTCTTGCTTTTTTAGATGAAAAAGTGAATGAAGCTCAAAAAGGCGAAAGTTTGCCTTTTTATTTCTGGTAG
- a CDS encoding bifunctional molybdenum cofactor biosynthesis protein MoaC/MoaB has product MKDITSKRISLRTAKACAYLFFDRKILDTIKNNEVPKGNIFEIAKTAGMLAAKKTPELIPHCHTISIDSLDIQFQTLEKENVENFLSTTYDSGIYIEVQAKSIGRTGLEMEALTCASTTALVLYDLLKPVTKDMEIGFIRLLEKTGGKTDPKYQAKPDMNACILVCSDSTFAGKREDNSGKVIQSFLEKHNISVHEYCIVPDDIDKIQEKVKDWASKKVTFIFTTGGTGLSPKDLTIEAVQPLLEREIPGPVEAMRSYGLDRTPWAMLSRSVAGHIGKTLVVTLPGSSNGAKESMEALIPGIFHARKMLGGGGH; this is encoded by the coding sequence ATGAAAGATATCACATCGAAAAGAATCTCTCTGCGTACGGCAAAAGCCTGTGCCTATCTTTTCTTTGACAGGAAAATTTTAGATACAATAAAAAATAATGAAGTGCCGAAGGGAAACATATTTGAAATCGCAAAAACAGCCGGAATGCTGGCTGCCAAGAAAACACCTGAGCTGATACCCCACTGTCATACGATTTCTATAGACTCACTTGATATTCAATTTCAAACTTTAGAAAAAGAAAATGTGGAAAATTTTTTATCTACAACTTATGATTCCGGGATTTATATTGAAGTGCAGGCAAAATCTATAGGGCGAACAGGTTTGGAGATGGAAGCCTTGACCTGTGCTTCTACTACGGCTCTTGTTTTATACGATCTACTCAAGCCTGTAACAAAGGATATGGAAATAGGTTTTATCCGTCTTTTAGAAAAAACAGGAGGAAAAACTGATCCAAAATACCAGGCAAAACCCGATATGAACGCCTGTATCCTTGTTTGCTCGGATTCTACCTTTGCCGGAAAGCGGGAGGATAACTCAGGAAAAGTAATCCAGAGTTTTCTGGAAAAACATAATATATCTGTACATGAATATTGCATTGTTCCTGATGATATAGATAAAATTCAGGAGAAAGTAAAAGATTGGGCTTCAAAAAAAGTAACTTTTATTTTTACTACCGGCGGAACGGGTTTAAGTCCCAAGGATTTGACTATCGAAGCGGTTCAACCTTTATTAGAAAGGGAAATTCCGGGACCTGTTGAAGCGATGAGAAGCTATGGTCTGGACAGGACTCCCTGGGCCATGCTTTCTCGATCGGTTGCGGGTCATATAGGTAAGACTTTAGTGGTGACCCTACCGGGAAGTAGCAATGGGGCTAAAGAAAGTATGGAAGCTTTAATTCCCGGAATTTTTCACGCAAGAAAAATGTTAGGAGGGGGTGGGCATTGA
- a CDS encoding molybdenum cofactor biosynthesis protein MoaE → MYLSTEKLNLSHELSKMHSERAGAIVLFSGEVRNQNKGKEVVYLEYEANIALADKMLAKIQKEAIEKFALIDCIVTHRLGKVELLDSAVVIITSSPHRKEAYESNRWIIDRIKHEVPIWKKEVYADGTFDWVLQCEHHS, encoded by the coding sequence ATGTATTTATCAACAGAAAAACTGAACTTATCACACGAATTATCCAAAATGCACTCAGAACGTGCGGGTGCAATTGTTCTCTTTAGCGGTGAAGTTCGAAATCAAAATAAGGGAAAAGAAGTAGTTTACCTTGAATACGAGGCCAACATCGCCCTTGCAGATAAAATGCTGGCAAAAATACAAAAAGAAGCTATCGAAAAATTTGCGTTGATCGATTGTATTGTAACCCACAGACTCGGAAAAGTAGAGCTTTTGGACTCTGCCGTTGTAATTATCACCTCTTCGCCTCATCGTAAAGAAGCTTATGAATCCAATCGATGGATAATTGACCGCATTAAGCACGAAGTTCCTATCTGGAAGAAAGAGGTCTATGCAGACGGAACCTTTGACTGGGTTTTACAATGCGAACATCACTCTTAA
- a CDS encoding MoaD/ThiS family protein, which produces MLITIKTFAGLKNYFPAEFKLEIKKENTIKDILEILKQQKPEGSSLLELCFASNEEELIAGDYIPFEGEAIHIMPPVSGG; this is translated from the coding sequence ATGTTGATTACAATTAAAACATTTGCCGGGTTAAAAAACTATTTCCCGGCTGAATTTAAACTGGAAATAAAAAAAGAAAATACAATAAAAGATATATTAGAAATTTTAAAACAACAAAAGCCGGAAGGCTCTTCTTTACTGGAACTTTGTTTTGCTTCAAATGAGGAGGAACTCATAGCTGGTGACTATATACCGTTTGAAGGAGAAGCCATTCATATAATGCCACCGGTGAGTGGAGGTTAA
- a CDS encoding radical SAM protein — protein sequence MPFEEITDRSKRTFKKLRLSLGNACNFSCIYCVSPDSKSQMMQSGLSVKEYIQIVKSLHSILQLEEVRLTGGEPCLYPELGELLCGLRDLGIPKLTLTSNGSLIEKFIPSFLNCKLSSVNISLDGTDPVIFQRMSQRNSAKKTLSAIDSLIQAGIPTRLNATLVKGFNHEETIPLLEFAGKRNIVIRYIELMNMGHLKEKGGKFIFSEKEILETIQSKYSIIELPRNPSSTARYWQTTDTDYIFGIIANESSPFCADCNRLRLDSRGNLFGCLSSPVSFSIMDKLDKPDELKRILIAALGLKQTERFSGSSTIMKEIGG from the coding sequence ATGCCTTTCGAAGAAATTACAGACCGTTCAAAGAGAACCTTTAAGAAATTGAGGCTAAGCCTTGGGAATGCCTGTAATTTCTCCTGTATTTATTGTGTTAGCCCGGACTCGAAATCACAAATGATGCAGTCCGGATTAAGCGTAAAAGAGTATATCCAAATTGTAAAGTCTCTCCATTCCATTTTACAATTAGAAGAAGTTCGCTTAACCGGAGGAGAACCCTGTTTATATCCTGAGCTTGGGGAATTACTCTGTGGTTTACGAGATCTGGGAATTCCGAAACTCACTCTTACCAGCAATGGTTCTCTCATAGAAAAGTTTATCCCTTCTTTCTTAAATTGCAAACTCTCTTCAGTAAATATTTCTTTAGATGGCACAGACCCTGTTATATTTCAGCGTATGAGTCAAAGAAACAGTGCAAAGAAAACTCTTTCTGCTATAGATAGTCTTATTCAGGCCGGTATTCCAACCCGTTTGAATGCTACCCTGGTGAAAGGTTTCAATCATGAAGAAACCATTCCCCTACTCGAGTTTGCAGGAAAACGTAATATAGTAATTCGTTATATAGAATTAATGAATATGGGACACTTGAAAGAAAAGGGCGGAAAATTCATTTTCTCAGAAAAAGAGATACTCGAAACGATTCAGAGTAAATACAGTATTATAGAACTTCCGAGAAACCCTTCTTCTACTGCCAGATACTGGCAAACAACAGACACAGACTATATATTTGGAATTATCGCAAATGAATCTTCTCCATTCTGTGCAGATTGTAATCGCTTGCGACTGGATAGCCGAGGAAACCTATTTGGTTGTCTAAGTTCTCCTGTAAGTTTTTCGATTATGGACAAGTTAGATAAGCCGGATGAACTAAAACGTATACTCATTGCTGCTCTGGGTTTAAAACAAACAGAAAGATTTTCAGGAAGCAGCACAATTATGAAAGAAATTGGTGGTTAA